AATATTTGCCTCGTGTTGGTGGTAATGAAGGTGCTTCTGGAGCTGCTGATATGAACTATAACAATAATTGCCGTCTTTATCGTTATGCTGAAACCTTATTGAATGCTGCAGAACTCTCTCTCTTAACAAGTGGTGACGCACAGGGTTATTTAGATCAAGTTCGTACTCGTGCCGGTGTTCCCAGTATTTCTGCTACGATTGATAATATTCTGCAGGAACGCCATCTTGAATTTGTCGGTGAGGGTAAACGTTATTGGGATTTGGTACGTTCAGGAAAAGCTGCAACGGTTTTGGCTCCTGGTTCTACTCCTTATCGCCAGAAAGGGTGGAATGAAACGAAGAAATGGTTGCCGATACCACAAGGTGAAATAGATTCGGCTGGTGGTACTTTAGTTCAGAATCCTTATGCTGATTAATAACTTAATGAAATTAGAAATCATGAAAAAGTCATACTTAAATATATTATGGGCATTAGTATTTCCTTTTATGTTGGGAAGTTGCTCTGAGGAAGATTATTCGGATGCGGATATAAATAATATCTCGACATTGGATGGAATGGAAAATGCGGTCTCTGTGTCAGTGGATCAAGCAACAAATGTCGTAACATTTACGGTAGATGAGTCAACTCTAAAAGGCAACTATCCGGCATGGACATTTGGTACTGGTGCTACGGATGCTGCGACAAGTTCTACAAAATCAACTTTGACTAAGGCTTATAGCAAGCGTGGTGATTATACTGTAACTTTTCAACTTGGAAATAAAAATGGATTGAGTAAAGGGGTAATAACCAAGACATTTCATATTGAGAAAAATTTAATTCCTTCTGCTATTATTTCTTCATTGACAAAAGAAACCTTATATTGGAATTTTATGGCTAATGGACACTTTGGCTGTGGAGAATCTAATCCTTCCTTGGAGAATTACGGATTAGATTGGTGGTCATGTGCCGCAAATGGGAAAGGTGATACTGGCATGTATGATGATACATTCACTTTTAAAACCGAACAGACTTCGGGAACACTCATAGAAGGTACTTATGAATACAATCCTGGTATAGATGGTTTGATTTATGTAAATGCAGGAGTTACTTTTGAGCCATTCGGGGCATTTAATCCGAATGATGGAAATGATTATGATGCTAAAGCCTCTAAACAAACTTCTACTTGGAAATTATATTATGATGATGCAGATGTACTTTGGCTGGAATTTGCACCGAAAACTCAAGTTGGCTTTGTAGCTAATGAGGGCGTTTGGAATACTCCGAAATTCAGAGTCTTGGAATTGACTGACAAAAAAATAGCTATGGTGGCAGACAATGGTTCTATTGCTTGGAAATATGTATTTTGCCCGAAAGATCAGAATGAAGTAGATGATATTGGCGCTGAAAAATATGCGGATGCTATTGTAGGTTCTTGGATGTGGAATTATACTGTAGATGGTCATTTTGGCTGTGGTGAAACTGTTGATAATCCTTTAGGCTGGTGGTCATGTGGTAGTAAGGGTAAAGATGGATTTGGTATGTATGATGATAAGATGACCTTTACAGAAGATTCTTATACGTTTGATCCTGGTGAAGAAGGTACTATCTTCTGCAATAAGGGATGTACTTACGATCCTACTTTGACAAATGATAAAGATGATTATGTAGCTAAAGTAAAGGATGGTGAAGTGCTGAAGACAACTTATCAAATAGTTGTTGAAGGTGGAAATCATTATTTGGTTCTTCCTGCTAAAACAATTTTCTCGTACATGCCAGCCGATGAAGTGTATGATTCTCCTAAATTCTTGATTAAACGTATTAGTAAGGATAAGTCTATTATGGAACTTGCTTCTATACAATCAGGTATTTCTTGGTTGTACCAATTGAAAAGAACTGATAAATAACAATTAATTTATAGCCACTCTATCACTTTTCTGTAATTAATGTATGGAGTGGCTATTTTTATAAATGTGCTATGAATAAATACTGGTTTTTAGGAATACTATTTATCTTGAATAGTTCAGCCTGTAGTAGCAGTGAAATGAATGAGAATATTCCTGATAT
Above is a window of Bacteroides helcogenes P 36-108 DNA encoding:
- a CDS encoding PKD domain-containing protein, which translates into the protein MKLEIMKKSYLNILWALVFPFMLGSCSEEDYSDADINNISTLDGMENAVSVSVDQATNVVTFTVDESTLKGNYPAWTFGTGATDAATSSTKSTLTKAYSKRGDYTVTFQLGNKNGLSKGVITKTFHIEKNLIPSAIISSLTKETLYWNFMANGHFGCGESNPSLENYGLDWWSCAANGKGDTGMYDDTFTFKTEQTSGTLIEGTYEYNPGIDGLIYVNAGVTFEPFGAFNPNDGNDYDAKASKQTSTWKLYYDDADVLWLEFAPKTQVGFVANEGVWNTPKFRVLELTDKKIAMVADNGSIAWKYVFCPKDQNEVDDIGAEKYADAIVGSWMWNYTVDGHFGCGETVDNPLGWWSCGSKGKDGFGMYDDKMTFTEDSYTFDPGEEGTIFCNKGCTYDPTLTNDKDDYVAKVKDGEVLKTTYQIVVEGGNHYLVLPAKTIFSYMPADEVYDSPKFLIKRISKDKSIMELASIQSGISWLYQLKRTDK